From the Mangifera indica cultivar Alphonso chromosome 10, CATAS_Mindica_2.1, whole genome shotgun sequence genome, one window contains:
- the LOC123227221 gene encoding uncharacterized protein LOC123227221, with amino-acid sequence MRIRKRQVPLPLSSLSPVPVISDRQFNGSPPIVQLHPRRNPVQEHHRKSYSYSQPSGHPNQPIGITTHGSNGLDDADGSVAQTHKKIDALVSLQDKDYERGKIQEHDRDDSDEDADEDADEEKSGNDSRNKSILDAEIVLNGVVSSHLSCPHQVVGRWCEGEKAFPLKKRRGSFERRANEDTSEVILDDVKDNIHKKMKTKNMKTKMNKRFGLDSHHNEQDNKDTTTTKERSNVVDDDNNNNNTSSYTATSANKKKARGGALMEGSRCSRVNGRGWRCCQQTLVGYSLCEHHLGKGRLRSMTSVRSRSLGNTKNNENTLLLLSSSSNVSSSNSSAAATATSVSSLMEESKKANAANEVLEEEGDAKRPLMTTTKKTMKLGIVKARSISSLLGQTNNEQLTVGDSNR; translated from the exons ATGAGGATCAGGAAAAGACAGGTACCTTTGCCTCTTTCATCGCTTTCACCTGTACCAGTAATTTCAGATCGCCAGTTCAACGGGTCTCCTCCGATAGTGCAACTCCACCCACGTCGCAATCCTGTGCAAGAACATCATAGGAAATCATACAGCTATTCTCAGCCTTCTGGTCATCCCAATCAACCGATCGGAATCACCACGCACGGCAGCAACGGCTTGGATGATGCTGATGGATCAGTAGCTCAAACCCACAAGAAGATAGACGCTTTG GTTTCGTTGCAAGATAAAGATTATGAAAGAGGCAAAATACAAGAACACGATAGAGATGATTCAGATGAAGATGCAGACGAAGATGCAGATGAAGAAAAGAGTGGTAATGATTCCAG GAATAAAAGCATTTTGGATGCAGAAATAGTACTTAATGGAGTTGTTTCTTCTCACTTGAGTTGCCCGCATCAAG TTGTTGGAAGATGGTGTGAGGGGGAGAAGGCATTTCCattgaagaagagaagaggGAGCTTTGAGAGAAGAGCTAATGAGGACACAAGTGAAGTTATATTGGATGATGTGAAAGACAATATTCATAAGAAGATGAAGACCAAAAATATGAAGACAAAGATGAACAAAAGATTTGGTCTTGATTCTCATCATAATGAGCAAGATAATAAGGATACTACAACAACAAAAGAAAGAtcaaatgttgttgatgatgataataataataataacacttCTTCTTATACTGCAACAAGTGCAAACAAGAAGAAAGCACGAGGTGGTGCATTAATGGAGGGATCAAGGTGCAGTCGAGTGAACGGGCGAGGATGGCGATGTTGTCAACAAACCCTTGTGGGATACTCTCTTTGTGAGCATCATTTGGGGAAAGGAAGGCTGAGGAGCATGACAAGTGTTCGCTCTCGATCTCTTGGCAAcacaaaaaacaatgaaaacacattattattattatcatcttcatcaaatGTTTCTTCTTCCAATTCTAGCGCTGCTGCAACTGCAACATCAGTGTCTTCATTGATGGAAGAAAGTAAGAAAGCAAATGCAGCTAATGAAGTGCTTGAAGAAGAAGGTGACGCCAAGCGCCCATTGATGACAACAACAAAGAAGACAATGAAGCTTGGGATAGTGAAAGCTCGATCAATCAGCAGCTTGTTGGGCCAAACAAATAATGAACAACTCACAGTCGGTGATAGTAACAGGTAG